Genomic window (Mustela erminea isolate mMusErm1 chromosome X, mMusErm1.Pri, whole genome shotgun sequence):
actggcataaaaacagacacatggaccagtggaacggagtagagagcccagatatggtccCTCAACACTATGGGTAAGtgatcttcgacaaaacaggaaaaaatatacagtggaaaaaagacagtctcttcaataaatggtgctgggaaaactggacagctatatgtagaagaaggaacctctaccattctcttacaccatacacaaagataaactcgaaatggataaaagacctcaacatgagacaggaatccatcagaatcctagaggagaacataggcagtaacctcttcgatatcagccacagcaacttctttccagatatgtctccaaaggcaaaggaaacaaaagcaaaaataaacttttgggacttcatcaagatcaaaagcttctgcacagtgaaggaaacagttaagaaaacaaagaagcaacccacggaatgggagaagatagttgcaagtgacagtacagacaaaaggttgatatccaggatctataaagtacttctcaaattccacacacaaaaaacagataatcatatcaaaaaatgggcagaagatatgaacagacacttctccaatgaagacatacaaatggctatcagacacatgaaaaaatgttcatcatcactagccatcagggagattcaaattaaaatcacattgacataccaccttacaccagttagaatggccaaaattaacaagacaggaaacaacatgtgttggagaggatgtggagaaaggggaaccctcttacattgttggtgggaatgcaagttggtgcagccactttgtagaacagtgtggagattcctcaagaaattaaaagtatgggttttgattaaaattttttttcatttgtaagtaatctcttcatccaacattgggcttgaacacacaaccccaggatcaacaGTCCCACcatccactgagccaaccagttgCCCCTTGATGTGCTTTTCACTGTTCTAatggtattttaaatatctttttctaattggatttttaTTATACAGAAATACACGTTTTTTATTCTTGCTCTTGCATCCAGTAACTTGGCTACTGTACACTTATTAATTCTCGGTATTTTACATCCTTTTGGATATTCTACATATAGAACATGTCCACTGTGAACAATGACAGCCTCAGTCCTTCTTCTCCAAAATGTATACTTATTATAGTTTACTGACAGTTTTCAGTTCTTCCAATATGTTCTTGAAAACACAGCAGACACCATGTCTTatttaaaactcaagaaaaaagaGTTGAGTCATCATTAAATAgaacatttgtgtacattttgcgtggggggggggagataagCTTTCTTAGTTTAAAGAAGTTGCCTTTCATCCGAATTTGCTGAAGATTTTTACCATGAGTAAGTATTCGGCATCAACCCATTTATTGCAATGTCGCTGTGCATTTTCCCCAGTTTTTGCTGTTTATGTAGCACATTTCACTGACAAATTTTCCAGGGTGAAACCAATCTTCCTTCAAGCAATAGACCCAACAACCCCATGAcctttgggtgtttttttttttttaatgtcctgtgTAATTTCATTTGCTAACCAATTGTTGAGGAGTTGTGTCTCTGTATTCAGGAAAGAGATCTGGGTCTCtcgttttccttttcttccagtgCTTTTGGTAGATGTTAGTAACACATTTATATTGGCATCACAAAATGAGTAGGGAACTCAcaccctttcttcccttttctgaaaCAGTTTGCATACTGGTATTATATCCATCCGGAATGTCTGAAGCACTCTTCAAGAGAGCCTTTAggtgttcagattttctgtttcttcttggtgACTTTTGGAATGTTTCCTTGTTCTAGGAAAGTGTCTATGTCATCTCAGTTCCCAGATTTACTATAAAGTCACTCTGGGTGTTCCCGCTGTCTTTCACAGAGCTCCCTTCTGAATGCAGGATTCAGACTCCTGCTTGGTGGCTAGTATTGTTTATCTGTGGCTAAATTGTCCTCGATAATGATGCGAAAGAGCCATCTTGGTCTGTTCAGGCTGCCCTAGCACCATGGCAGAAACTGGAAAGGTGACAGGAACAGAAATgtgttgcctagggctggggaaGCTGGGAAACCAAAACCAGTCTGCTGGCACCAGGGCGATCTAGGGAGGTCCATGTACTAGTTCAGGGTCAGGCGCCCTCATTTTGCCCTGTTGGAAGGCTTGGTGTCTCTGCAGCCTCCTTTCTGGTTCAGGAGTGGGCCACTGTCTGCACCTCAGCACCCACCAAAGGACGTGGATGCCTCCTGATATCAGCTTCCCTGGGGGTTTGGATTTCAACACAGGCTGTTGGGGAGACACAAGTGTCAAAACACAGCATAGCTCTCACTATAGTCTTTTTGCCTCTTCCTCCAGGGACAGACCTCATTCATTTGCAGCAATGTTTCTTTTCTAACAGAATGTGAAGTTGTAAGCTCCCCCTCCCCATTTCATGTGTCCCACAGAATCAGTCATGTGATGTTTTCTTAGACTTCAATAGTGAGTATTGATTTAGAAGTATGTTACAAACTTTTGGAGTACCTTTTGTTGTGTTGGCAAGAAgtacttctttaatttcattttgtttagatATCATAGTCTACAAGAAATTAAGGATTGGGGTTTCGGTGTCACCATTGCCAATGTTTGCCTGCTTGAGAAGAAATTATGTTCTGATTAATGAATACAGGATTCTATGTGAGGCCATGGTCAAACATATTGGGGGTGGTACCTTTCAATCTATGCATTTGCTGTCTGGGGCCTGAGCCGAGGAAATTGTCACATTCTGATTGATGCCCCCCGTAGAGCAAAATGATTGTTGGAGGCGGACATGTGCACAGAAGGATTCCATCACAGCAAACCTTAGGACTTCTTGTGGGAGTGCTACAGAAGGATGTAACCTCATTCTTCTGCTACACAGGACTTGAGTAGCAGGTAACTGAGGAGCTCTGGCAGCCATTTTGCAATCATGAGGAGGAGCCAGAACTCAGATGACGTGGCTTCAAAATGCAGAAGAGAAACCTGGGGAAGGGACCAGTCCCTGGGCCATATTATTGATGGTTTTAGGAACTGGGCAAAGGAACATGACATGGAGTGGAGGTTCCCAACCTCTAGCAACCTGTGGGAAGCAGGATAGTAGAATGTAAGATTGGCAGATATAAGCAGCAGATTACATTCCCAACAGTAGAACCACCTTGGTCTGGTGGACTTCAGTACTGTCCTAGGTTTGAATACCCTTGAATGACCACACAGTAAGGTCTAtttgttaccccatcccccagctgGTGTCCCCTGCTGAGACACCCACCCAAGAAGGCTATGGAAGTCTTAGGACACAgccattttcctgcttctctatGTGGATTCCTGTGCTTTGCTGCTCAGCACACCAAGCCCCATAGGGGGCGAGAGAGGCATGATCTTCCAGAATTTGCCAAGGGATGTATAGCTAGGATGGGGTGTGTTTCTTCCCAGCTGTGGGTGAGGGGAAACGGCTCCACGCCCTCTGGGGTCCTGCTGGCCTGCTGAGATGTGCCATACCTGGACTGGAGCACACACCACTGttagaggggagaaggtggggtcCTGCTCTGGCGGATCCCACTTCTGGTCCTTCTCCTCTTGCCTGACTGTGCTGCCTTCCCTGACCAGCCTGTGTGAGATGCACAAGCAGGTCAAGTTCCTGATGCTGTAGCCACATTAACATGAACAAGCCAGGCCACAAGTGCTAATCTTGCACAAGGGGAGTCCCTTCCCATTCAAGCTCTGGctcacctgcctttctgccttggACTTCTACAACTTCTCTGGTGTCTGGTGACAGAATGGGCCCCAGATGCAAAGACCTTTCTACAGGGTGGTCACTCCTAGTCAGCAGAGGAAGCAATCCAACTGTGGGTGTAGGCAGAGAGCCCCCAGAGGAGCCACGTGCATGCTGAAGAAATGCCTGGCTGATGGCTCAGGACGCATTGTGGAGGAGGGAAGGTGCAAGATTGTAAGAGCCGGTCTGGACGGGTGGAATGCTGGCATGGTTTCTCACGTTTTTCTTTAAACTCCAGTTAGGTAACACAGAGATgctattagtgtcaggtgtagaACTGAGTGATTCCACACGTGTCTGtacaacagccagtgctcatcacacaaGGGCCCTCCCTCATCCCTGTCACACACATGTCCCcaagcccacctcccctccaggaccctgagtttgTTCTCTGCGCTTaggagtctgttttctggtttgccctTCTTTCCCTCGCCCCGTggtcatctgtttgtttcttaaattctgcatgtgAGCAAACTCGTTTgctgtttgcctttctctgacggACTTACTGTGCTTAGCATTCTGCTCTCTAGCTGCACCCACATCATTGcgcatggcaagatttcattgtttttgacaGCAGAGTACTATTCTGCTGTAGACGTACATACACCatgtcttctttttccatttatcagtCAGTCACCAGTCTGGCTCTTCCCAGAGTTCAGCTGCTGTCGGtgatgctgctgtaaacatcggggtgcaggtaccccttcaaatcagtatttttgtgttcttttggtaaatacctggTACTGCAAATGTTGGGTCATAACGTAGTTCTATGGTAACATCCCGAGAGACCTCTGTCCTCTTTCAGAGTGGttgcttttttgtctttaatGGAACATGTTTCTTAATCCTCCTCAGGAAGTGATGAGTGATAAAGCAGAGGAGTCCGCTGTTGGGCCCAAAAGCCAAATGAAACATTGTGGAAAACCCATCACTGAACTTCCATTCAAGAAAAGGCTGACCATGGTGCTGCTTTCAATGAGAGAGGAAGTAGAGAGATCATCCCAGCCTGAGGGCTCAGCCATGTCTTTGGAAGATGGTGAGGATGCCCGTCCTCCACACCCCTCTATGACCAGACCCAGGGCAGCACTACCTCCTGCTCCTCCATGCCTCAGGGTCAGTTCTGATCAAGGTCACTGGCTTTGGGTGAGGCTGCCATTAATTTCTCAGCCACACTGGACCAGGTGTTCACTCTGTCCTTCATGGAGCCATTCTTGGCTTCCCAAACTCCAAACTCtactggtttccttttcttttctgatctcctttctctcctttaacAATATCATTGCTCTTGAGTCCCACTGTTACACTGTCCCTCATTCCACACTGCCTCATCACTCAGCAAGTTTCTCCAGGAGCTTCTGAGCTCAGGTCCTGCTTCCCACTTGACCTTGTATAgcccatttgtttccatgcaccCAGGGTGACCATGTCCACACAGAAATCAGATCATTACATGCATATCCTGAAACCCATCATTAATTCCACAAGCACTCAGAACAGAGTCTGAGCTCCCAACACTGGTCTCCATGCCATGCACGACCTGACCTTGCCATCCTCTCCTGCCAACTCATGTCCTCTCTGTTTCATCCTTGCTCTCTCTAACTCTGACCTTTGTTCCATGGCCCAGGCTTGTTCCCTTGTATGGGCTGTGCACGGCCTTCATGGCAGCCAGGCCtcctcctgtgtgtgtgcacgggccggctctgtctcctgctcctggCTCTGCCCAGGGGTCAGCTCTTCAGAGGGTCCTGTTTAAGTAAGGCTTCATGGaggcttctcctcctgctcttgctcACATCCTTGCTGGCTTCCCTCCTAACACCAAGTCAAAGTGTTTTGTTCCCTTTGTCCATTGTGTGCTTGTCTGCCTTCCCCATGAGGATGTTAAGTTTCATAAGGTTTGTGATTGTCTTTGTCTGTTCTGTCTGTCTGGGTCCTTGCTGATCTCCCAGTTTTTGGCACATGCCTGGCATAAAGGAGGAGGAGTAAAGGCTGTACTGGTGTCAGACTTGGTGTAGAAAGAAATTGGCCTCCTGAGACAGAAAAGCCAGGTGAGGAAGCTCATTTATTGACTGGGATCTCTAGTGATTCAGTGCCAGTATCAGGCATCCTGACATCAAGTGACACGTTCAGCTCTTCTCCTTGTAGAGTGCATCAAGGGAACATTGAATCCTGAGTCCCAGGGCTCTGTGAATGTTTGTTGATTAGTTGTATTGTCcaagtctgtttctgtgtgtatgcGTAGTGACAAGAATAGAAGAGGCTTCtttgttgtattattttcatgAGGTCAAATATTCAGTACTGATACATCTAGCTGGTGTATTCTCCTGCTGCGAAAAGAAATATTAGAGACTGTGAAGCACATGGATGTGCGTATGGGGTTGCTGAAATGCCCATCATTGCAGCTCCTCATTCAGTGAggtttccaggggcacctgccaTTCACAGTATGcacggggcggggaggggaagtggTCGATCCCCACCTGATGGCTTCTGGTCAAAATCTGATCTCCAGAGCTTGTGAGCGTGGCAGGAGACAGTATTCCACACAATTAGATTCTTTGTGTCCTGACTTAGCCAGGGTCAACAAGGGGTGGGCCGATTTACAGACCTGGTAGTGATGCCCTGGTGGGAGGAACCTTTCCCAGCTGTCTCTCTGCAGATGAGCCCAAGGGCACAGCAACGTCTGTGTGGGAAGATGTGCCAGATCAACTGCCAATACCAGTgaaaatcaatatggaaataaaagatcAATTAAAGAAGGAAATTCGACATTTTGGAGGAAGTAAGTAGGATAAGAATTTTTCTCAGTGAAACCACAGGAAGTCTTTTCCATTCTATGATCCAGACTAGATTCCACTCACTTCTTGAGGCTCATCCCTTGCCAGAACTGGGTTTTCCCAATTATCTTGACTGAAATgtctcagtaaattttttttgttcttttgtatttcttaatttgttaTTCTATTGGTGGATATGTTGAGAGACCTGAAAGTAAGGATGGAATGCACAGGTACTCTCTAACGTTCTAGCCCTTGAATGATCACTGAAACTTCAAGATTGAGTTCtaccttttctttgttcttcagaaATGTTGATGAtattgtttttctaatatctACAGAATATGAAATAGTCTCCAAATTGCTTGAAGGAGTGCAAGGACCTCCAGAAGTACAGAAAAAATTTGTTGTATATGCCATGAAGGAAGCGGCAAGGTGAGTGCAGGAGGAACTGTCCAGAATCTTTCACAGCAGGGCCAGTGGGCTGCTGGGCAAGGGGTGGATTTGGGCCCTGCCTGACTTTTCTCAAACCCTGATCCTCACTCAGAGTTCATGCTGTCTCCACTTATTTAGATTGATATTATCTGAGTCTCACTAGTTCTTGCAAGCTCAAGGAACCTTCTGTTCACACCCAAGTTTGAGGTGGGCCTTGACCTTGAACTGGCACTCTCTGTATCTACTGGATTGTCCCTTACTGTGTAGGAGTGTTTTCTTTTGTGCTGTAAACTGAGCTTCTCTTCGCATTTTTCTATAGAACATCCTGCAACATAGGTTCTTTGGGTATCATTTGGTTAATGacttgtctctttattttcagatttaaaagaCGAGACTTAATAAGGCACCTGAAGAAGGTACCAAAAAAATTGTAATCTGACCGGTTTCTCAAAAAAGATAATGACACTCCAAACTTATAATCCTGTTATCACAATCATCAGTGAGAAGGCAGATCCAGTTGGCTGTCCTGGAGTGTGACCAGATATTGTTGATGCCTCTAGCATGAGTTTGCTAAGAAATTGTCTTCTTGAGGCTAAGAAAAAGCACTGCAACTTTCATGTTACAAGTTTCTGTAGTAAAAGTTGAGCTTTTGCCCTAAACATTTTGTCTAAATGGCTAAACTggagtttttctgtttgttttccactGAGTTTGGGGATATTTTTAAGCCATCaagtaaatacttttcttttcattgGCATGCTCTGGAACTCACTGGTAGTTATGACTGGGTACTGTCTAACTATTTCTTATTCCCTTTGTCTGGGACAACCTCTCAGCTGGTTCTGGTGCTTGTCTTGAGGGGACGACTCATACCTTAATTCCTGGAGGGTCTGGACCAGTAGGTGTTCTGCCTGGATTGTATTGTTGAAATATCCCATTAACTAATCACAGATACCTGGGAGTACCAAGAAGAGCTCTAGACATTTCACACATACTCCTTATTAGGCCATCTGTATTGGCAATCCAGCTTCCTTTGATAGTCACGTTCCATGTCTCCACACCACAGAGGAATGCAACGTGGTTCTTTGGGCAGTCTCAATCTGCATTTCAGGGGAGTCAGTGAGGTCACATGTTGAAAACAATTCTCCACTTGCTGATCCTAACCttgtggggaagagaaagaaaattttgctCCTAGATACATAAGCAGCAATAATGAGCAGAAGTCTTTATGCTGTTATCTTTTGCTTGCTGAAGACAAGAGTTGTGTCTGTTACGGGAACAGCTCCATCTATCTGACCCTAAGATAGGGCTTTCCACTTTCCAGGTTATATTGTCCCCATCGCACACAGCACTGCCACCATGGTCCAACCATAACTGAGGCTTCAGAAGATCATACCACAGTTCAACTGAACCATCATTTCAGGATGATAGGAAACATAATAGCTGTGAGATCCATGAGCATGTTACCTGGGAAGCAAGTTCCATGTTTATAAGTTCCAAGTTTATAAGTTCCATGTTTATAAGTGGAATTCCATGATGTTGGGAAGGAATTTTCTAAGTCCACACATGGTGTTCTACAAAGTACCCTGGGTGAGAAAGAAAACCCCTACCCAGAATAAAGGTGTGTTCATGTACAAAGAGCTGCCCTCTCCCCAGTATTTTTGAAGCAGACCAGAATCGTCAATCTGCCACTGGTAGTTAGCTGACTGACCCCGTGGGGGTATGGTgccatagcaggtgctcagtgtgGTCTGTGCTGCTGGCAGATGGAGCAGTCATCAGTATCTGCAACACCATGAGTCTTGCTGAGTGGGAGTTCATGTTTATGTTCCATGCACAATCTTCATTCCTGCTTCCATGATCATGATGCATCATTACTGCGTGGAAGATAGAGGGGTGCACCTC
Coding sequences:
- the LOC116583718 gene encoding cancer/testis antigen family 45 member A8-like translates to MSDKAEESAVGPKSQMKHCGKPITELPFKKRLTMVLLSMREEVERSSQPEGSAMSLEDDEPKGTATSVWEDVPDQLPIPVKINMEIKDQLKKEIRHFGGKYEIVSKLLEGVQGPPEVQKKFVVYAMKEAARFKRRDLIRHLKKVPKKL